The following proteins are encoded in a genomic region of Mycobacterium kiyosense:
- a CDS encoding hypothetical protein (frameshifted, insertion at around 3173675), which translates to MVGTGDATTCVPDGELVTVSCAEGDTGRVYRGEVKFRVDRSEVGDLTRPRTQVMLNLGNPDLAFKTSFLPNDGVGLARMEFIISEYIRVHPLALVHPEKVEDPEARRTIARLTQGYADGTSFFVERLSEGIGTIAAAFWPKPVVVRMSDFKTNEYASLLGGPPFEPAESNPMLGFRGASRYAHPAYAEGFALECRAMRRVREEMGLTNVILMLPFVRRVAEADLVLQTMADLGLRRGENGLKIYAMCEIPNNVILIDEFAKRFDGFSIGSNDLTQLTLGVDRDSEVVAFDYDERDEGVKEMIRLAVDGCRRNGIHSGLCGQAPSDYPDMAEFLVRIGIDSMSLNPDTVIKTTRQILQLEQQVAPSQ; encoded by the coding sequence GTGGTCGGCACCGGCGACGCGACCACCTGCGTGCCCGACGGCGAGCTGGTCACGGTGTCGTGCGCCGAGGGTGACACCGGCCGCGTGTACCGCGGCGAGGTGAAATTCCGGGTGGATCGCAGCGAGGTGGGTGACCTGACGCGGCCCCGCACGCAGGTGATGCTCAACCTCGGAAACCCGGACCTGGCCTTCAAGACATCGTTCCTGCCGAACGACGGCGTGGGGCTGGCCCGGATGGAATTCATCATCAGCGAGTACATCCGGGTCCACCCGCTGGCGCTGGTGCACCCCGAGAAGGTGGAGGATCCCGAGGCTCGCCGCACGATCGCCCGGTTGACCCAGGGATATGCGGACGGCACAAGCTTTTTCGTGGAGCGGCTCTCCGAAGGGATCGGCACCATCGCCGCCGCGTTCTGGCCCAAGCCGGTGGTGGTCCGGATGTCGGACTTCAAGACCAACGAGTACGCCAGCCTGCTCGGCGGGCCGCCCTTCGAGCCTGCGGAGAGCAACCCGATGCTCGGGTTCCGTGGCGCCTCGCGCTACGCGCACCCCGCCTATGCCGAGGGCTTCGCACTGGAGTGCCGCGCGATGCGACGCGTGCGCGAGGAAATGGGCCTGACGAACGTCATCCTGATGCTGCCGTTCGTGCGCCGGGTGGCCGAGGCCGACCTGGTTCTGCAGACGATGGCCGACCTCGGTCTGCGGCGCGGCGAGAACGGGCTGAAGATCTACGCGATGTGCGAAATCCCGAACAACGTGATTCTGATCGACGAATTCGCCAAGCGCTTCGACGGCTTCTCCATCGGCTCCAACGACCTGACCCAGCTCACCCTGGGCGTCGACCGGGACAGCGAGGTAGTCGCATTCGACTACGACGAACGCGACGAGGGCGTCAAGGAGATGATCCGCCTGGCGGTGGATGGCTGCCGCCGCAACGGAATCCACTCGGGACTGTGTGGGCAGGCGCCGTCGGACTACCCGGACATGGCCGAGTTCCTGGTCCGGATCGGAATCGACTCCATGAGCCTCAATCCCGACACGGTGATCAAGACCACGCGCCAGATCCTGCAACTGGAGCAACAGGTCGCGCCATCCCAATGA